The following coding sequences lie in one Glycine soja cultivar W05 chromosome 16, ASM419377v2, whole genome shotgun sequence genomic window:
- the LOC114390305 gene encoding uncharacterized protein LOC114390305, with product MSCWSAENATKAYLNTLKMGQKAKEPAVAEFISALAAGNTAQLMVVACAGAADSTTLALVTAAHQTGGHVVCIVPSHEELSASKKVLGVNASQVQFMVGAAQEEQVLLSQADFVLIDCNLVSHGEIVKAIQSGGGGMQNGTVVVGYNALNCRGSWWSSGSKTQLLPIGKGLLVTRFGASATSPKYGSGVSKIKSSRWIVKVDKCTGEEHVYRIRVPQGKVI from the exons ATGTCTTGCTGGTCTGCAGAAAATGCCACAAAGGCCTATCTCAACACATTGAAAATG GGTCAAAAGGCCAAAGAACCCGCGGTTGCAGAGTTCATATCAGCACTAGCCGCTGGCAACACTGCACAACTAATGGTTGTGGCATGTGCTGGTGCAGCAGACTCAACCACACTAGCATTGGTCACTGCTGCACACCAAACTGGTGGCCATGTTGTTTGCATTGTCCCTAGCCATGAGGAATTAAGTGCCTCCAAAAAAGTCCTTGGAGTAAATGCAAGTCAAGTCCAATTCATGGTTGGAGCGGCTCAAGAAGAACAAGTGCTGTTAAGCCAAGCAGATTTTGTGCTCATTGATTGCAACCTTGTGAGCCATGGAGAGATTGTTAAAGCAATCCaaagtggtggtggtggcatgCAAAATGGCACAGTGGTTGTTGGCTACAATGCACTTAATTGTAGAGGGTCTTGGTGGTCTTCTGGATCAAAAACTCAGTTGTTGCCTATAGGAAAAGGGCTTTTGGTGACAAGATTTGGAGCAAGTGCTACTAGTCCAAAATATGGATCTGGAGTGAGTAAGATCAAAAGTAGTCGTTGGATTGTCAAGGTGGACAAATGCACTGGTGAAGAACATGTGTATAGGATCAGAGTTCCACAAGGAAAAGTGATTTAA